One part of the Marinobacterium rhizophilum genome encodes these proteins:
- a CDS encoding electron transfer flavoprotein subunit beta/FixA family protein → MKILVGVKRVIDYNVQIRAKADGSAVELENVKMAINPFDEVAVEAAVRLKDEGVATEVIAVSIGPEKAQETLRQALAMGADRAILVPHTEATEPLSVAKTFKALAEKEGAGLVMLGKQAIDDDCNQTGQMLAALLGWPQGTFASGLAVSGEQIEVTREVDGGLETVALNLPAVVTADLRLNEPRFASLPAIMKAKKKPLDSIDAASLGVDLSPRLELVGVVEPPVRTTGSVLVASAAELVEKLKQDAAIA, encoded by the coding sequence ATGAAAATTTTAGTGGGTGTAAAACGCGTCATTGATTATAACGTTCAAATCAGAGCTAAAGCGGACGGGTCCGCCGTAGAGCTGGAAAACGTCAAGATGGCCATTAATCCCTTCGACGAAGTTGCCGTCGAGGCAGCCGTCCGCTTGAAGGACGAAGGTGTGGCCACGGAAGTTATCGCCGTGTCCATCGGCCCGGAAAAGGCCCAGGAGACCCTGCGCCAGGCACTCGCCATGGGCGCTGACCGTGCCATCCTGGTGCCGCACACCGAAGCTACCGAACCGCTGTCCGTGGCCAAAACCTTCAAGGCGCTGGCCGAGAAAGAGGGTGCAGGCCTGGTAATGCTGGGCAAGCAGGCCATCGATGATGACTGCAACCAGACCGGCCAGATGCTGGCGGCCCTGCTGGGCTGGCCGCAGGGCACCTTTGCCTCGGGCCTTGCGGTCTCGGGCGAGCAGATTGAAGTCACCCGCGAAGTGGACGGTGGCCTGGAGACCGTCGCGCTGAACCTGCCGGCGGTGGTCACCGCGGACCTGCGCCTGAACGAGCCACGCTTTGCGTCCTTGCCGGCCATCATGAAGGCCAAGAAAAAGCCGCTGGACAGCATCGATGCTGCATCGCTGGGGGTCGATCTGAGCCCACGGCTGGAGCTGGTCGGTGTGGTTGAGCCGCCGGTACGCACGACCGGCAGTGTGCTGGTGGCCAGTGCCGCCGAGCTGGTGGAAAAACTCAAACAAGACGCAGCGATCGCTTAA
- a CDS encoding electron transfer flavoprotein subunit alpha/FixB family protein has translation MTILVIADHDNNSIASSTFNTLGAAAQIGGDIDILVLGGNCAAVTQAAAAIPGVHRVLSADCELFAQPLAEDMAPLVQRCAEGYSHVLASNSTFAKNLLPRVAALLDVPQISDISAVIDANTFERPIYAGNALATVRSHDAIKVITVRSTKFEAVAATGGSAECLAIDAPAAQAQARFVSRTEAKSGGPELTTARIVISGGRGMGNGENFALLDTVAAKLGAAVGASRAAVDAGFVPNDYQVGQTGKVVAPDLYIAVGISGAIQHLAGMKDSKMIVAINKDPDAPIFQVADYGIVGDLFDIMPALDAAL, from the coding sequence ATGACCATTCTTGTCATCGCAGATCACGACAACAACAGCATCGCTTCGTCGACCTTTAACACCCTGGGCGCTGCAGCGCAGATCGGTGGCGACATCGACATCCTGGTTCTGGGGGGCAACTGCGCGGCAGTGACCCAGGCCGCTGCTGCCATCCCGGGTGTGCACCGGGTGCTGAGCGCCGACTGTGAACTGTTCGCCCAGCCCCTGGCTGAAGACATGGCACCGCTGGTGCAGCGCTGCGCCGAAGGCTACAGCCATGTGCTGGCCTCGAACTCGACCTTTGCCAAGAACCTGCTGCCCCGCGTCGCCGCGCTGCTGGATGTACCGCAGATCTCCGATATCAGTGCGGTGATCGATGCCAACACCTTCGAGCGCCCGATCTACGCCGGCAATGCCCTGGCCACCGTGCGCAGCCACGACGCCATCAAGGTCATCACCGTGCGCAGCACCAAGTTCGAGGCCGTGGCGGCCACCGGCGGCAGCGCCGAATGCCTGGCGATTGACGCGCCTGCCGCCCAGGCCCAGGCCCGTTTTGTCAGCCGCACCGAAGCCAAGTCCGGAGGGCCTGAACTGACCACGGCGCGCATCGTTATCTCCGGTGGCCGCGGCATGGGCAACGGCGAGAACTTTGCCCTGCTGGATACGGTCGCCGCCAAGCTCGGCGCGGCGGTGGGTGCGTCCCGCGCCGCGGTCGATGCGGGCTTTGTGCCCAACGACTACCAGGTCGGCCAGACCGGCAAGGTAGTAGCGCCGGATCTGTATATCGCCGTGGGTATTTCCGGTGCCATCCAGCACCTGGCCGGCATGAAGGATTCCAAGATGATCGTGGCGATCAACAAGGATCCGGACGCGCCCATCTTCCAGGTGGCCGACTACGGCATCGTCGGTGACCTGTTCGATATCATGCCAGCGCTCGACGCCGCGCTCTGA
- the purU gene encoding formyltetrahydrofolate deformylase → MKNKPAYILKVSCPGKVGIVAAVGNFLADRGCFIKEFHQFDDLESGRFFSTIEFVFEGNQQPSVEQLKAAFEVTALRFDMEWEIHDANQPARVLIMVSKYDHCLRDLLYRRATGELNIEISAIVSNHEDLRYLAEREGLDYIHLPVTKETKPEQEAKLIEIVEQTGTELVVLARYMQVLSDTLCQQLAGRCINIHHSFLPGFKGAKPYYQAYERGVKLIGATAHYVTGDLDEGPIIEQMVERVDHAQDPQHLTQVGRDTEAQTLARAVKYHVRHRVFQNGLRTVVF, encoded by the coding sequence ATGAAGAACAAACCTGCATACATTCTAAAAGTCTCTTGCCCCGGCAAGGTCGGCATCGTTGCTGCGGTGGGTAACTTCCTGGCCGATCGTGGCTGCTTTATCAAGGAGTTTCACCAGTTCGATGATCTGGAATCCGGCCGCTTTTTCTCCACCATCGAGTTCGTGTTTGAAGGCAACCAGCAGCCGAGTGTCGAGCAGCTGAAAGCCGCGTTTGAAGTCACGGCGCTGCGCTTTGACATGGAGTGGGAAATTCACGACGCCAACCAGCCGGCCCGCGTGCTGATCATGGTGTCCAAGTACGACCACTGCCTGCGTGACCTGCTGTACCGACGCGCCACCGGCGAGCTCAACATCGAGATATCCGCCATCGTCTCCAACCACGAAGACCTGCGCTACCTGGCCGAGCGCGAAGGGCTGGATTACATCCACCTGCCGGTGACCAAGGAAACCAAGCCGGAGCAGGAAGCCAAGCTGATCGAGATCGTCGAGCAGACCGGCACCGAACTGGTGGTACTGGCGCGCTACATGCAGGTGCTGTCCGACACCCTGTGCCAGCAGCTGGCCGGGCGTTGCATCAACATCCACCACTCCTTCCTGCCAGGCTTCAAGGGTGCCAAGCCCTACTACCAGGCGTACGAGCGCGGCGTGAAACTGATCGGTGCCACCGCCCATTACGTCACCGGTGACCTGGACGAAGGTCCGATCATCGAGCAGATGGTGGAGCGGGTTGACCATGCCCAGGATCCGCAGCACCTGACCCAGGTGGGGCGCGATACCGAAGCCCAGACCCTGGCCCGTGCGGTGAAATACCACGTGCGTCACCGTGTCTTCCAGAACGGCCTTCGCACCGTCGTTTTTTAA